A window from Ananas comosus cultivar F153 unplaced genomic scaffold, ASM154086v1, whole genome shotgun sequence encodes these proteins:
- the LOC109705325 gene encoding uncharacterized protein LOC109705325, with protein sequence MDGTFLTGKFRGCLLTASCIVGNNCILPLVWAVVEGENRYSWHWFLEQLRDGVVGDRDSSRANTVLTIVSDRQKGLIDAVSDVFPDAAHGYCIYHLSTNLPHAPKNTPAWRRFWAAARAYTVAEFNEHMEKMKELNPEQYKYVVKLPRHRWATHCFLGRRYSMLTSNCAETINSVIRHLKGLPITYLVEETRKKTACYFYQRKNNGENITSVVTPYAEKILGSSRETSRFYTLNPSTDVLFQVIAADRTDVVDLSKKTCSCKRWDIDGIPCNHAMAAISFRLRDPYDFVEDWFKTSTYRATYNDCVPPTRGKEQWPAIPSNVVLPRPPNVRI encoded by the exons ATGGATG GAACCTTCCTAACGGGTAAGTTTAGAGGTTGTCTGCTGACCGCGTCATGTATTGTTGGGAATAACTGCATATTGCCATTGGTGTGGGCAGTTGTTGAAGGTGAAAATCGCTATTCCTGGCACTGGTTTCTGGAACAGTTACGGGATGGCGTCGTCGGTGATCGCGACTCCAGCAGAGCAAATACTGTACTTACTATTGTTTCCGACCGCCAAAAAGGATTGATTGATGCTGTATCCGATGTTTTTCCGGATGCAGCTCATGGTTATTGCATTTACCATCTGTCTACCAATCTCCCGCACGCGCCAAAGAATACACCTGCGTGGAGAAGATTTTGGGCTGCGGCTCGTGCATACACTGTAGCGGAGTTCAACGAAcacatggagaagatgaaggagttGAACCCCGAACAGTACAAGTATGTGGTCAAGCTTCCTCGGCATAGGTGGGCTACCCATTGCTTCTTGGGAAGGCGTTATTCAATGCTCACTTCCAACTGTGCCGAGACGATAAATAGTGTAATTCGACATTTAAAGGGCCTTCCAATTACCTACCTCGTCGAGGAAACACGAAAGAAAACAGCTTGTTATTTTTACCAGAGGAAAAATAATGGGGAAAATATTACCAGTGTAGTAACACCCTATGCAGAAAAGATATTAGGGAGCTCGAGGGAAACTTCCCGCTTTTACACGCTGAATCCTTCGACCGATGTCCTCTTTCAG GTAATTGCAGCCGACCGTACGGATGTTGTGGATCTTTCCAAAAAGACATGTTCCTGCAAGCGATGGGACATTGACGGCATTCCATGTAATCACGCCATGGCAGCAATTTCATTTAGGCTACGGGATCCGTATGATTTTGTCGAGGACTGGTTTAAGACCTCGACTTATCGCGCAACCTACAACGATTGCGTCCCCCCCACCAGAGGCAAAGAGCAATGGCCTGCAATACCAAGTAACGTTGTTCTACCGCGACCGCCAAACGTCCGCATATAA